The region ATAAACCATGATTATTAAGGATAATTTCCTTTATTACTTACTAATAATAACCATAAGCATTTATTTTGATAAAAATAACCATTACATGTTATTTTTTAGATAGCAATAACAAGTTGTTATTGACTAATACACTTATTTTTGAAAGGAGTCTTTATTATGCTTGGATGGTTATGGTCGATGATTGTTGGTGGAATTATTGGTGCGATCGCTGGGATGATTACAAGTCGCGACCTCCCAGCAGGGATTATTGGAAATATTATTGCTGGATTAGTGGGTGCTTGGATTGGTCAATCACTGCTAGGTACTTGGGGTCCTGTCTTGGCTGGTATGGCAATTATCCCTTCACTAATTGGTGCTATAGTCTTAGTTTTAATCGTTTCAGCCGTTTTCGGAATGCGTAAACGAAATCAGGGGTGATTGAAATGAATCGAGTCACCAAATCGCTTATCGGAATTATATCGATTATTGTTGTCTTACAAGTTTTGTGGTTTATTTCTCTTCTAATTAGAGTTCCAAAGCTAAACGAATTCACCGAACAAATATTGCCGGTTGGTGCTCAAGCTACGAGTATCACTGCAATCGTTTTTGCAGCTTGTACTCTATTGTTTGCAATATGCGCTTTACTTTTAATAACAGTTACTCGTACAGCCGAAAAAGACCTTACTGTAAAAAACAATCAGGGTCGCATGACCGTTTCGCGAAAAGCGATTGAAAAAATGGTTAATCAGGCGGCATCCAGTAACGCCGACTTAAGTAATATCCATTCTTCAATTAAGCTACATAGCAACGGAAAGCAGGCCCATGTATACGTAGAAGCAATATCGTTATCCGATAGGGACTTTCAAGCCAAAGCACGAGAACTGCAGAGCAACGTCAATGATAGTTTACAAAAATATTTAGGCGTTAAAAGCAAAACGAAGGTGCATATTATTCCAAGAAGAGCATCTTCTGAAAACTTGAAAGTCACATAGGAAGGATGAGGATGGAGCGTATGAGTAAAGAATTGATTGGTGTCATCATTGCGATGATCATAGGAACTGTCTGGGTGTTTAGTAGCTTTAGCGGAGCACTGTTAGTTGCCTTAATGGGAATTCTAGGTTTTGTTCTAGTAAAGTACGGAACCCTGTTAATCAGCCAAATTCTGGCAGAGCTGCGTTCAGCACTTAACCTAGATGACAAAAGATGAATGGAGGAAACCACATGGCAAAAGACGTTAATCCGAGAAAGCCTTTAAAAACTCTTGGTGGCATGCTAATTGCCGCCGGATTGATTGGATTATTTATTTATCGTAAGTCAATCAAGGAGGTCTTAAACGATGCAAACTAAACCGGTAGAGCAAGCCCACCTAACTTTTGAAACAAACGTTATCGAAAAAATAGTGGGCGTTACAGCTCGTAAAATCAATGGAATCTTATCTTTTGAAGGTGGAATGTTAAGTAATATAACTGACCGCCTACGTACTAAGTCCGACCCAACTCAAGGGATCACTGCTGAGGTTGGCGAACACCAAACTAGAATAGAAATGAATGTTGTAATCGAATACGGATATGAGATGCAATCAGTTTTTGAACAAGTTTGTAAAGATACCGCCGACG is a window of Pediococcus claussenii ATCC BAA-344 DNA encoding:
- a CDS encoding GlsB/YeaQ/YmgE family stress response membrane protein translates to MLGWLWSMIVGGIIGAIAGMITSRDLPAGIIGNIIAGLVGAWIGQSLLGTWGPVLAGMAIIPSLIGAIVLVLIVSAVFGMRKRNQG
- the amaP gene encoding alkaline shock response membrane anchor protein AmaP gives rise to the protein MNRVTKSLIGIISIIVVLQVLWFISLLIRVPKLNEFTEQILPVGAQATSITAIVFAACTLLFAICALLLITVTRTAEKDLTVKNNQGRMTVSRKAIEKMVNQAASSNADLSNIHSSIKLHSNGKQAHVYVEAISLSDRDFQAKARELQSNVNDSLQKYLGVKSKTKVHIIPRRASSENLKVT
- a CDS encoding Asp23/Gls24 family envelope stress response protein translates to MQTKPVEQAHLTFETNVIEKIVGVTARKINGILSFEGGMLSNITDRLRTKSDPTQGITAEVGEHQTRIEMNVVIEYGYEMQSVFEQVCKDTADAIKQLTGLTVIELDFNVVDVMTQSEWKNANTGKPNSTLDPNKNLK